One part of the Candida albicans SC5314 chromosome R, complete sequence genome encodes these proteins:
- a CDS encoding uncharacterized protein (Protein of unknown function; regulated by Tsa1, Tsa1B in minimal media at 37 degrees C; shows colony morphology-related gene regulation by Ssn6; Spider biofilm induced), which translates to MTGLSNLLNSEDLSNAPLKTIEQSSDQDSTKGTITPTRTLSSQSSPQLPLMSESEKSISSKTSYRPLVRLRDRLPKSKVNKKILASKRFVKLAIRRKYSTKKTKTDTKQSKLHIKSLKAGIKVKMTLSKNLFSLYHCLIPFTDDRTMYTLFNDDSSRTQMANLNSSVSEKTLISRGLQLINNNVVDLNDYSNKLIRSFTNKANNTTPTFNSLDTALNTLFETKNFTLVRITRSTTDDVHGSSILKLETATPGDFNLIDDEENGDEMLHSLGKEGEVPNNLFFKKIIARPRYKSNMKIYFIPEVANYSLYTDERMLERDLYNGIIQLEFENNDLNDLNVKRSNGYSRNVFCSFCYDQVLRDYKRSLFESDVAEVSPSNVQFIAPLANPPSQLQPGAVSVPPALPAANALFPTAPKLQQSPFTQRAQSIDDTMMVSYNDQQYPPYRPSIPLNRRPSLPMPKPPPAFIQQPQSFNVVTSNSMPSMMPYPATVPNTLPLVNFNQLVPPHQHQFHPEPQPLQQPHFANHHQHQYPTLPPHLQQHPVVLPQTPRSSSVQDGVIGLLRPVNERKFPPYPDMVDTRYMSIPE; encoded by the coding sequence ATGACTGGtctatcaaatttattgaattcgGAAGATTTACTGAATGCTCCTTTGAAGACAATTGAGCAGTCTTCGGATCAAGATAGCACTAAAGGCACAATCACTCCTACACGTACATTATCATCACAATCGTCACCACAATTACCTTTAATGTCGGAGTCTGAAAAATCTATACTGTCAAAGACTAGTTATAGACCTTTGGTAAGGTTAAGAGATCGACTTCCTAAATCAAAAGTTAACAAAAAGATACTTGCCTCCAAAAGATTTGTCAAACTAGCgattagaagaaaatattCTACCAAGAAAACGAAAACTGATACCAAACAGTCTAAACTACATATAAAATCTTTAAAAGCTGGCATTAAAGTGAAAATGACTTTATCGAAAAACTTATTTTCCTTGTACCATTGCTTGATACCATTTACAGATGATCGCACAATGTACACTTTGTTTAATGATGACAGTAGTAGAACCCAAATGGCCAACCTTAATCTGTCAGTATCGGAAAAGACTTTGATTTCTCGGGGTTTGCAActaatcaataataatgttgttgatttaaatgattattCAAATAAGTTAATTCGATCATTCACAAACAAGGCGAACAATACCACTCCAACGTTTAACTCATTGGATACTGCTCTCAACACATTGTTTGAGACCAAGAATTTTACTTTAGTTAGAATTACTCGTTCGACTACTGATGATGTTCATGGCAGCTCTATTTTAAAGTTGGAAACTGCAACTCCGggtgatttcaatttaatcgacgatgaagaaaatggaGATGAAATGTTGCATAGTCTCGGCAAAGAAGGTGAAGTACccaataatttgtttttcaagaaaattatTGCCAGACCAAGGTATAAGTCCAATATGAAAATCTATTTTATCCCCGAGGTGGcaaattattcattatATACCGATGAAAGAATGCTTGAACGGGACTTGTACAACGGAATCATTCAAttagaatttgaaaataatgatttgaatgatCTAAATGTTAAACGATCTAATGGGTATTCGAGAAATGTTTTCTGTTCTTTTTGTTATGATCAAGTGTTAAGAGATTATAAGAGATCGTTATTTGAGAGTGATGTTGCTGAAGTGTCTCCATCCAACGTTCAATTTATAGCACCATTGGCCAATCCACCTCTGCAGTTGCAACCTGGAGCTGTTCTGGTACCACCTGCATTACCTGCTGCAAATGCCCTTTTCCCAACAGCGCCAAAACTACAGCAATCACCATTTACTCAAAGAGCACAATCGATAGACGACACGATGATGGTTTCTTACAATGACCAACAATATCCACCTTACCGTCCAAGCATTCCTTTGAATAGAAGGCCAAGTTTACCAATGCCCaaaccaccaccagcatTTATCCAACAACCTCAATCCTTTAATGTTGTTACAAGTAATTCAATGCCTTCCATGATGCCTTATCCAGCAACAGTTCCAAATACTTTGCCCTTGGTAAACTTTAACCAATTAGTTCCCCCGCACCAACACCAATTCCATCCAGAGCCACAACCATTACAACAGCCGCATTTCGCAAATCAccatcaacaccaatatCCTACACTACCACCACATTTACAACAGCATCCTGTAGTATTACCCCAAACTCCTCGTTCTTCTTCTGTGCAAGATGGAGTTATAGGATTGTTAAGACCAGTCAATGAGAGAAAGTTCCCACCATATCCGGATATGGTGGATACACGATACATGTCGATCCCAGAATAG
- the ADE13 gene encoding adenylosuccinase (Adenylosuccinate lyase; enzyme of adenine biosynthesis; soluble protein in hyphae; not induced during GCN response, in contrast to the S. cerevisiae ortholog; repressed by nitric oxide): MSEYDKYSTPLSSRYASEEMSKIFSLRNRFSTWRKLWLNLAIAEKEVGLSVITDEAIEQMKQHLEITDKEIQDAAVEEAKVRHDVMAHVHVFGETCPSAAGIIHLGATSCFVTDNADLIFLRDAYDVLIPKLVNVIDRLSKFALEYKDLPVLGWTHFQPAQLTTVGKRATLWLQELLWDLRNMVRARNDIGLRGVKGTTGTQASFLSLFHGDHDKVEELDKRVVELLGFDIVYPVTGQTYSRKIDIDVLSPLASFGATAHKFATDIRLLANLKEIEEPFEKSQIGSSAMAYKRNPMRCERVCSLARHLGGLFNDAVQTASVQWFERTLDDSAIRRISLPSAFLTVDILLSTMLNITSGLVVYPKVIERRINSELPFMATENIIMAMVEKGGSRQDCHEEIRVLSHQASAVVKQEGGDNDLIERIKSTEYFKPIWNDLDTLLDPKTFVGRAPQQTEKFVKNDVANALKPFEKYITTENVALKV, from the coding sequence ATGTCTGAATACGATAAATACTCAACTCCATTATCTTCAAGATATGCTTCTGAAGAAATGTCCAAGATTTTCTCTTTGAGAAACAGATTTTCTACTTGGAGAAAATTATGGTTGAATTTAGCCATTGCTGAAAAAGAAGTTGGACTTTCTGTCATTACTGATGAAgcaattgaacaaatgaAACAACATTTGGAAATCACCgataaagaaattcaaGATGCTGCTGTTGAAGAAGCTAAAGTTAGACATGATGTCATGGCCCACGTTCATGTTTTCGGTGAAACTTGTCCTCTGGCTGCTGGAATTATTCATTTGGGTGCTACTTCATGTTTTGTCACTGATAATGCAGATTTAATTTTCCTTAGAGATGCTTATGATGTTTTAATTCCTAAATTGGTCAACGTCATTGATAGATTATCGAAGTTTGCTTTGGAATATAAAGACTTACCAGTATTAGGTTGGACTCATTTCCAACCAGCACAATTGACCACAGTTGGTAAAAGAGCCACTTTATGGTTACAAGAATTGTTATGGGATTTAAGGAATATGGTTAGAGCCAGAAATGATATTGGATTAAGAGGGGTTAAAGGTACTACTGGTACTCAAGCTTCTTTCTTATCATTATTCCATGGTGATCATGATAAAGTAGAAGAATTGGATAAAAgagttgttgaattattaggatttgatattgtttatCCAGTTACTGGTCAAACttattcaagaaaaattgatattgacgTTTTATCACCATTGGCTTCATTTGGTGCTACTGCTCACAAATTTGCTACTGATATTAGATTATTGGCcaatttaaaagaaattgaagaaccATTTGAAAAATCCCAAATTGGATCATCTGCTATGGCTTATAAGAGAAATCCAATGAGATGTGAACGTGTATGCTCATTGGCTAGACATTTGGGTGGATTGTTCAATGATGCTGTGCAAACTGCTTCTGTGCAATGGTTTGAAAGAACTTTGGATGATTCTGCTATTAGAAGAATCAGTTTACCATCAGCTTTCTTGACCgttgatattttattatctACTATGCTTAATATTACCAGTGGATTGGTTGTTTATCCAAAAGTTATTGAAAGAAGGATCAATTCTGAATTGCCATTCATGGCTACTGAAAACATTATTATGGCCATGGTCGAAAAAGGTGGTTCTAGACAAGATTGTCatgaagaaattagagTTTTATCTCATCAAGCCAGTGCTGTTGTTAAACAAGAAGGTGGcgataatgatttgattgaaagaatcaaatcaaCTGAATATTTCAAACCTATTTGGAATGATTTGGATACTTTGTTGGATCCTAAGACTTTTGTTGGTAGAGCTCCTCAACaaactgaaaaatttgTCAAGAATGATGTTGCCAATGCTTTGAAaccatttgaaaaatacaTCACCACTGAAAATGTTGCCTTGAAGGTGTAA
- the DAD3 gene encoding Dad3p (Subunit of the Dam1 (DASH) complex, which acts in chromosome segregation by coupling kinetochores to spindle microtubules): MSFTTKDKSDDSSIITTNYADNPNLSPIEQKILQQYQLMNNNLIKVSNELELLTNTTDEFGKGKGSSIHLVENLRQLETKLVFVYTFFKGAVYSILNAQDYIAEQETNGLEETNEEEDGNEEDESGNVELSGVSADEN, encoded by the coding sequence ATGTCATTTACAACTAAAGATAAAAGTGATGATAGCAGCATAATAACCACCAATTATGCAGATAACCCTAATCTATCACCCATTGAACAGAAAATACtacaacaatatcaacttatgaataataatcttATCAAAGTATCAAATGAATTGGAACTACTAACTAATACAACTGATGAGTTTGGTAAAGGTAAAGGTTCAAGCATACACTTAGTTGAGAATTTAAGACAACTAGAGACAAAATTGGTGTTTGTATATACATTCTTCAAAGGAGCAGTCTATTCTATATTGAATGCCCAAGATTATATTGCAGAACAAGAAACAAATGGATTAGAAGAAACTAATGAAGAGGAAGATGGTAATGAAGAGGATGAGAGTGGGAATGTAGAACTACTGGGAGTTTCAGCTGACGAGAATTGA
- a CDS encoding uncharacterized protein (Protein of unknown function; oral infection induced; mutants have reduced capacity to damage oral epithelial cells; rat catheter biofilm repressed): protein MSSTSETATVNGTNGSAGETSTKATTPISNDDPLIYKKRKLVRSPSKTNPLKYKVWLAGHISMLVFGSISFIFQILWLPNYYYINSISYRLGLIGSIAALTATFSHKFGLHNLPNIGTLLSHQNFQYLVLAIVWIFSFKSVFKILPYFLLALLHIGNLKKISFITKESDFLASVIAYDELLLVVYLLLRTLFFRNTSGYQLTIFLVFYWLRILYNKETTNLFQTIIERLDGKVCNVKNPKVQHYWYKIKTFVNEKQQQEQED from the coding sequence ATGTCTTCAACTTCGGAAACTGCTACAGTCAATGGCACTAATGGAAGTGCGGGTGAAACGTCAACCAAAGCAACCACACCAATTTCCAATGATGATccattaatttataaaaagagaaaattgGTGAGATCCCCATCTAAGACAAACCCATTGAAATATAAAGTATGGTTAGCGGGGCATATTTCAATGTTAGTTTTTGGgtcaatttcatttattttccaaattttatGGTTGCctaattattattatatcaATTCCATCAGTTATCGATTGGGTTTAATTGGAAGTATTGCTGCTTTAACTGCTACATTCAGTCATAAATTTGGATTACATAATTTACCAAATATTGGAACTTTATTAAGTCATCAAAATTTCCAATATCTTGTTCTTGCTAttgtttggattttttCCTTCAAATCTGTTTTCAAGATTTTAccttattttttgttggcATTGTTACATATTggtaatttgaaaaaaatccTGTTCATCACTAAAGAACTGGATTTCTTAGCTAGTGTCATTGCGTATGATGAATTGCTTTTAGTGGTTTATTTACTTTTGAGAACATTGTTTTTCAGAAACACCAGTGGTTATCAATTGACaattttcttggtgttttACTGGTTAAGAATCTTATATAACAAAGAAACAACCAATTTGTTCCAAACTATCATTGAAAGATTAGATGGTAAAGTCTGTAATGTCAAGAATCCAAAAGTTCAACATTATTGGTATAAAATTAAGACTTTTgttaatgaaaaacaacaacaagaacaagaagattAA
- the ARC40 gene encoding Arc40p (Protein similar to S. cerevisiae Arc40; involved in actin filament organization in S. cerevisiae; transposon mutation affects filamentous growth; rat catheter and Spider biofilm repressed), which yields MSKVPAIYQLGHLPIKDHVFSPDRSILAITKGNDVEVYQISPSNLSSKPQLIAVLKDHDKTVTSVDISPDGSKILTCSQDRNALVWEYANGEYKPTLVLLRINRAATVCRWSPDGSKFAVGSSDRIIAVCYYEEENDWWVSKHLKKPLKSTITTIDWHPNGVLLACGSTDGHVRVFSGYIKGIDAKPDPSVWGTKLPFQTLCGDYTNETNAWIHGVKFSPDGNALAYVSHDSSVGFVYPQGEGLPPRAIFNVKTDNLPFKSVVWLNDQQVCAGGFTCNLVVFQGDEHGWQQAYQVEEQKDLTKEVPHSKLGEGDDDDEEISSHQALNMFKQMDLKGRVSKPSAGGKPAKALNTIHQNTINSIRNFDQGRVSTSGIDGKVVIFNV from the coding sequence ATGTCCAAAGTTCCTGctatttatcaattgggTCATTTACCAATTAAAGATCATGTATTTTCTCCAGATCGTTCAATCTTAGCCATTACCAAGGGCAATGATGTTGAAGTTTATCAAATCTCCCCATCTAATCTTTCATCAAAACCACAATTGATTGCAGTATTAAAAGATCATGATAAAACCGTCACCTCAGTTGATATTTCACCAGATGGATCCAAAATTTTAACCTGTTCTCAAGATAGAAATGCTTTGGTTTGGGAATACGCCAATGGAGAATACAAACCAACATTAGTTTTATTAAGAATTAATCGTGCTGCCACCGTTTGTAGATGGTCACCAGATGGATCTAAATTTGCTGTTGGTTCAAGTGACAGAATCATTGCTGTTTGTTActatgaagaagaaaatgattgGTGGGTTTCTAAACATTTGAAGAAACCtttgaaatcaacaatcacTACTATCGATTGGCATCCAAATGGTGTGTTGTTAGCTTGTGGTTCAACTGATGGTCATGTCAGAGTGTTTTCTGGCTATATTAAAGGTATTGATGCTAAACCAGACCCATCAGTTTGGGGAACAAAATTACCATTTCAAACTTTGTGTGGTGATTATACCAATGAAACCAATGCTTGGATCCATGGGGTTAAATTTAGTCCAGATGGTAATGCGTTGGCTTATGTTTCTCATGATTCTTCAGTAGGGTTTGTCTATCCTCAAGGTGAAGGATTACCACCAAGAGCCATTTTCAATGTGAAAACAGATAATTTACCATTCAAAAGTGTAGTTTGGTTGAATGATCAACAAGTTTGTGCTGGTGGTTTCACTTGTAACTTGGTTGTTTTCCAAGGGGATGAACATGGTTGGCAACAAGCTTATCAGGTagaagaacaaaaagatttaaCAAAAGAAGTTCCTCATTCTAAACTTGGTGAAGGtgatgacgacgatgaaGAGATTTCATCTCATCAAGCATTGAATATGTTCAAACAAATGGATTTGAAAGGAAGAGTCAGTAAACCTAGTGCCGGTGGTAAACCTGCCAAGGCTTTAAATACTATTCACCAAAATACCATCAACAGTATTAGAAACTTTGATCAAGGTAGAGTATCCACTTCAGGAATTGATGGTAAAGTTGTTATCTTCAATgtatag
- a CDS encoding uncharacterized protein (Predicted cation transmembrane transporter; Spider biofilm induced) produces MTKDSVNSDLNENSPLLNKTLKSPKTAIGSDSSKSNTQPINTNSISANPLRHAQYSNPALTNSTNRRPLSGIAAPVTPLEYTEFDEYLTSMRHHSFSANEFYQNKAAERPLFHRLLSSHHSVTNPNSPFDNYVSGNISGTQINAPLFPQNTGGDRSSMESLGEFGELRRLSVVDFVSSLRPARLIGTVLPLCTWKDYFKSNINKIKGGDVRKYYEEQNHLIEKFTEIDNFLDAGKIHYNMLRNYGSDVNESLGDIAEGSHESSRAASPDNLNGGELQATDLERGDSTSKYSTRFNDVPGNVTNDGSRYLGYNEEETNSQVLTAILVNFLINILLLVGKIVVTLLTSSMSVIASLVDSILDFLSTFIIYIVNRLATQNDWKIQHAYPVGRSRLEPLGVLIFSIIIIISFFQVGQESFKILFFPTPNQKIPVPIGLDAISIMMITIIAKLGCWIWCSSSQSSSVQALAQDAMTDIVFNTVSLLMPTIGHYFNIWWFDPLGAFALSIYIVVNWGHTAFEHINNLTGAAADPLDYKVILYLAYRFAEPIKQITALKVYHVGDNLNVEIDLVFANDKYKLSFKDCHDIAEALQYSIESLPMVERAFVHIDYMEGNYKGHLK; encoded by the coding sequence ATGACAAAAGACAGTGTCAACTCGGATCTCAATGAGAATCTGcctttattaaataaaacatTGAAAAGTCCGAAGACTGCTATAGGATCCGATTCctcaaaatcaaacacaCAACCAATTAATACCAATTCCATTAGTGCCAACCCACTTCGTCATGCTCAATATTCAAATCCAGCTTTGACTAACTCAACAAATCGACGTCCTCTTTCAGGTATTGCCGCCCCCGTTACTCCTTTGGAATACActgaatttgatgaatattTGACATCTATGCGTCATCATTCTTTTAGTGCCAAtgaattttatcaaaataagGCAGCAGAAAGACCATTATTCCATCGTTTATTGTCCAGTCATCATTCTGTTACCAACCCAAACTCACCCTTTGATAATTATGTTAGTGGTAATATCAGTGGTACTCAGATTAATGCTCCATTATTCCCTCAAAATACTGGTGGCGATAGAAGCAGTATGGAATCTTTAGGTGAATTTGGTGAATTGAGAAGATTGagtgttgttgattttgttagTAGTTTGAGACCAGCAAGATTGATTGGAACAGTATTACCATTATGTACATGGAAAGATTATTTTAAATCTAAtattaacaaaataaagGGTGGTGATGTTCGAAAATATTATGAGGaacaaaatcatttaattgaaaaattcactGAAATTGACAATTTCTTGGATGCCGGTAAAATACATTATAATATGTTAAGAAATTATGGGTCTGATGTTAATGAATCTTTAGGGGACATTGCTGAAGGTCTGCATGAAAGTTCTCGTGCTGCATCACCGGATAATTTGAATGGGGGTGAGTTACAAGCTACTGATCTTGAACGTGGTGATTCCACCtcaaaatattcaacaaGATTTAATGATGTTCCTGGAAATGTCACTAATGATGGATCGAGATACCTTGGATATAACGAAGAGGAAACTAATTCCCAGGTTTTAACAGCAATTTTggtcaattttttgataaatatcTTATTACTTGTTGGGAAAATTGTTGTTACATTATTAACTAGTTCAATGTCGGTTATTGCTTCTTTGGTTGATTCCATATTAGACTTTTTGTCtacttttattatttatattgtcAATAGATTGGCTACTCAAAATGATTGGAAGATTCAACATGCTTATCCAGTAGGAAGATCAAGATTGGAACCATTGGgtgttttaattttctccatcattattatcatttcttttttccaAGTGGGTCAAGAATCGtttaaaatattgtttttccCTAcaccaaatcaaaaaatacCTGTCCCTATTGGTCTTGATGCAATTAGTATCATGATGATTACTATAATTGCAAAACTTGGCTGTTGGATATGGTGTTCTAGTAGTCAATCTTCATCAGTACAAGCTTTGGCACAAGATGCCATGACTGATATTGTATTCAATACTGTGTCATTGTTGATGCCAACTATTGGACACTATTTCAATATCTGGTGGTTTGATCCCTTGGGTGCATTTGCATTGTCTATTTATATTGTCGTCAACTGGGGACATACTGCATTTGAAcatatcaataatttaactGGGGCTGCTGCTGATCCTTTGGATTATAAAGTGATTTTGTATCTTGCCTACAGATTTGCCGAACCAATTAAACAGATTACAGCATTGAAAGTGTATCATGTGGGAGACAATCTAAACGTGGAGATTGATTTAGTTTTTGCTAATGATAAATACAAGTTGTCGTTCAAAGATTGTCACGATATTGCTGAAGCATTACAATACTCAATTGAAAGTTTACCTATGGTGGAAAGAGCTTTTGTTCATATCGATTATATGGAAGGTAACTATAAAGGACActtaaaataa